From Taeniopygia guttata chromosome 21, bTaeGut7.mat, whole genome shotgun sequence, one genomic window encodes:
- the SDHB gene encoding succinate dehydrogenase [ubiquinone] iron-sulfur subunit, mitochondrial: MAAAGRAGRAELRSAKMAAAAVGVSLRSRVPARLLRAGPRAVLRQAQTAAAAPRLKKFAIYRWDPDKAGDKPRMQTYEVDLNKCGPMVLDALIKIKNEMDSTLTFRRSCREGICGSCAMNIAGGNTLACIKKIDSDLSKVTKIYPLPHMYVVKDLVPDLSNFYAQYKSIQPYLKKKDESQEGKQQYLQSIEDRQKLDGLYECILCACCSTSCPSYWWNGDKYLGPAVLMQAYRWMIDSRDEFTEERLAQLQDPFSLYRCHTIMNCTRTCPKGLNPGKAIAEIKKMMATYKQKAATA; this comes from the exons atggcggcggcggggcgggccgggcgggcggaaCTGCGCAGcgccaagatggcggcggccgCGGTCGGAGTCTCCTTGAGGAGCCGAGTCCCCGCGCGGCTGctgcgggccgggccgcgggcg GTGCTGCGGCAGGCGCAGacggcagcagcagcgccccGGCTGAAGAAATTCGCCATCTACAGATGGGACCCCGACAAGGCCGGGGACAAGCCCCGCATGCAGACCTACGAGGTGGACCTGAACAA GTGTGGGCCCATGGTGCTCGATGCCCTGATCAAGATCAAGAACGAGATGGACTCCACGCTGACCTTCCGCAGGTCCTGCAGGGAGG GGATCTGCGGCTCCTGCGCCATGAACATCGCTGGTGGCAACACCCTGGCCTGCATCAAAAAAATCGACAGTGACCTCAGCAAAGTCACCAAAATCTACCCCCTGCCTCACATGTACGTGGTGAAGGACCTGGTTCCG GACCTGAGTAACTTCTACGCCCAGTACAAATCCATCCAGCCCTACCTGAAGAAGAAGGACGAGTCCCAGGAGGGCAAGCAGCAGTACCTGCAGTCCATAGAGGACCGCCAGAAACTG GACGGGCTCTACGAGTGCATCCTGtgtgcctgctgcagcaccagctgtCCCAGCTACTGGTGGAACGGGGACAAGTACCTGGGCCCCGCCGTGCTCATGCAG gcgTACCGCTGGATGATCGACTCCCGCGATGAGTTCACGGAGGAGCGGCTGGCGCAGCTGCAGGATCCCTTCTCCCTGTACCGCTGCCACACCATCATGAACTGCACCCGCACCTGCCCCAAG GGGCTGAACCCCGGCAAAGCCATCGCCGAGATCAAGAAGATGATGGCGACCTACAAGCAGAAAGCAGCGACTGCCTGA